The following DNA comes from Mycolicibacterium aromaticivorans JS19b1 = JCM 16368.
CCATGGGGCGGTCGAGATCCACCGCGGCCAGCCCTGCGAACCTCGACGGGTGCTGGCGAACCCATTCGGCCACTTCGTCGTTGGACACCAGGTCCGCACCGTGGGGTCCACGCCAGGCACTGAGCAGGCCGACTCCGACGCCGGCGGCATCCATCGCGGAGACCGTGACCTCGATCGGCAGGTCACCCTCGGGGATCCGCCCACCGGTCCACCGACGCAGCGACGCGAGGAAGTCGCTGGCCAGAAACCGACGGGTGGGGTGCTGCATCCACACGTCGATGGTCATCGCGTTCGACTGTAGACGCGCGACGCACCTAGCTCTCGCGGATCGAGTCCAAACGTCGCGTCGCGGCCTCGAAGCCCGTGACCAGTTCGGCGATGATGTCGGCGACCGGACGGATCTCGTTCATCCGCCCCACGATCTGACCGACCGGCATCGCGACGGTGGACGGGTCCTCGGACGCGCTCATCCGCTGATGCGCCTCGGAGACCAGGATGTTCTGCAACGGCATCGGCAGCGGCTCGGGTGCACCCTCGGCGTCCCACGCCTCGGTCCACCGGCTCTTGAGCAGGCGGGCCGGCTTGCCGGTGTAGATGCGGCGGCGCACCGTGTCGCTCGAGCTGGCCGCCAGCAGCGCCTCCTGGATCACCGATGCGCCGCCCTCGGTGCGAACACCGAGGTCGTACTCGGCGGCGGTCAGGAACGCAGACCCCATCCAAACACCCTGTGCGCCAAGCGCGAGCGCGGCAGCCACCTGGCGGCCGGTGCCGATACCACCCGCTGCGAGCACAGCGACCGGCCGGTCCAGCCCAGCTAACCCATCGGTGACCTCCGGCACGAGCACCATCGAGGCGATCTCGCCGGTGTGCCCGCCGGCCTCGTGGCCCTGGGCGATCACGATGTCGACGCCGTTCTCCGCGTGCCGCTGCGCATGCTTGGCGCTTCCGGCCAGCGCCGCCACCGGAACCCCGGCCTCGTGAACCTGGTCGATGACGTCCTTGGGAGGAGAGCCCAGCGCGTTCGCGATGAGCTTGATGGGGTGCCGCAGCGCAACCTCGACGTGGCTGCGGGCCACCGAGTGAAGCCACCCGAGCACGCCTTCAGACTTCGCCTCGTCCTCGGGCAGCGGCGGCACTCCCAGGTCGGCGAGCGTCTTGGCGA
Coding sequences within:
- a CDS encoding NAD(P)H-dependent flavin oxidoreductase; this encodes MRTELCDRFGIEYPIFVFTPSEKVAAAVTRAGGMGVLGCVRFNDPDDLEAVLQWMDANTEGKPYGVDVVMPAKVPTEGSSIDINKLIPQTHRDFVAKTLADLGVPPLPEDEAKSEGVLGWLHSVARSHVEVALRHPIKLIANALGSPPKDVIDQVHEAGVPVAALAGSAKHAQRHAENGVDIVIAQGHEAGGHTGEIASMVLVPEVTDGLAGLDRPVAVLAAGGIGTGRQVAAALALGAQGVWMGSAFLTAAEYDLGVRTEGGASVIQEALLAASSSDTVRRRIYTGKPARLLKSRWTEAWDAEGAPEPLPMPLQNILVSEAHQRMSASEDPSTVAMPVGQIVGRMNEIRPVADIIAELVTGFEAATRRLDSIRES